The following proteins are co-located in the Primulina tabacum isolate GXHZ01 chromosome 11, ASM2559414v2, whole genome shotgun sequence genome:
- the LOC142518722 gene encoding putative clathrin assembly protein At1g03050, giving the protein MAPSKLRKAIGAVKDKTSIGLIRVGSAKSLSELDVSIVKATRHEECPPDERYIRQVISATSHSRAYVSASVSTIARRLDKTKNWVVALKTLMLIHRLLSEGDAAYEQEIFFATRKGTRFLNMSDFRDSSGWVNAWDHLAFVRAYALYLDEQLEYRMQGRRGKHSSYGYQMEDEEEDGGASSATVVRPTPVCEMKNEQIFSRVHHLMQILDRFLACRPTGGASDNRIVTVAIYPIVKESFQLCYDMTETMGALIERFMQLQVPDMIRVREIFCHVSKQYDELDSFYEWCKIIGIARSSEYPNIEKIPERKLDMMDEYIREKSAMLSNSRVASSTVEPKREREEVLAKESEPEVDTSTIMAALPSVLGESVRELEDKGEKTLEKKVSQEMGDLLNVNEDASRTGGDRFALSLFDANATTLATPETSATPWEAFNGTSGDWETELVQSASHLSNQRTSLPGGFDTMMLDAMYQQGTISQAMDSTGSVATGSGSSVVLGSDGRPSMLALPAPPVSGAISSSANTDPFIASTVIAPPTCVQMSEMEKKQRLLVEEQIMWQKFARDGMQGR; this is encoded by the exons ATGGCTCCAAGCAAGTTGAGGAAGGCCATTGGAGCAGTGAAGGACAAAACCAGCATTGGCCTGATAAGAGTTGGCAGCGCAAAGTCTCTTTCAGAACTCGATGTTTCCATCGTCAAGGCCACCCGGCATGAAGAATGTCCACCAGACGAGCGTTACATCCGTCAAGTAATAAGCGCGACGTCCCATTCGCGTGCATATGTCAGCGCCTCCGTTAGCACCATCGCCCGACGGCTGGACAAGACCAAGAATTGGGTGGTGGCGTTGAAAACCCTCATGCTGATCCATCGGCTGCTATCCGAGGGGGACGCCGCGTACGAACAGGAGATATTCTTCGCTACGAGGAAAGGGACGAGGTTCCTCAACATGTCCGATTTTCGGGATTCGTCAGGCTGGGTGAATGCGTGGGACCACTTAGCTTTTGTGCGGGCCTACGCATTGTATTTAGACGAGCAGCTCGAGTATCGGATGCAGGGCCGGAGGGGTAAACATAGCAGTTACGGGTATCAGATGGAAGATGAAGAAGAGGACGGCGGAGCCTCCAGTGCCACGGTGGTGAGGCCCACTCCCGTTTGTGAAATGAAGAATGAGCAGATTTTCTCGAGGGTTCATCATCTGATGCAGATTCTTGACAGGTTCTTGGCATGCAGACCAACTG GTGGTGCAAGTGACAACAGAATAGTGACGGTGGCCATCTACCCCATAGTGAAAGAAAGTTTCCAGCTATGCTACGATATGACAGAAACAATGGGAGCTTTGATTGAAAGATTCATGCAGCTCCAAGTACCCGACATGATACGTGTCCGAGAGATTTTCTGTCATGTCTCGAAGCAGTACGATGAACTCGACTCGTTCTATGAATGGTGCAAGATCATTGGAATTGCACGCTCTTCAGAGTACCCCAATATAGAGAAAATCCCAGAAAGAAAACTCGATATGATGGATGAATATATTCGTgaaaaatcagctatgttgAGCAACAGCAGGGTCGCTAGTTCCACTGTGGAGCCAAAGCGAGAGCGGGAAGAAGTACTAGCCAAGGAGTCGGAACCGGAGGTGGATACCAGTACCATAATGGCCGCGTTGCCATCAGTACTGGGAGAATCGGTACGAGAATTAGAGGATAAGGGAGAAAAAACACTCGAGAAGAAGGTGAGTCAAGAAATGGGTGATTTGTTAAACGTAAATGAAGATGCATCAAGGACAGGAGGAGATAGATTTGCTTTATCTTTATTTGATGCAAATGCAACCACATTAGCTACTCCTGAAACGTCGGCTACCCCGTGGGAAGCCTTCAACGGAACGTCAGGTGACTGGGAAACAGAGTTGGTCCAGTCTGCGAGTCATTTGTCTAACCAAAGGACGTCACTTCCAGGAGGTTTTGATACTATGATGCTTGATGCCATGTACCAACAAGGAACTATTTCTCAGGCGATGGATTCTACTGGTTCTGTGGCCACCGGGAGTGGAAGTAGTGTTGTGTTGGGTTCTGACGGGAGGCCATCCATGCTGGCACTGCCTGCACCACCTGTGTCTGGAGCCATTAGTTCTTCAGCAAATACGGATCCTTTCATTGCCTCGACAGTTATAGCACCGCCAACGTGCGTGCAAATGTCCGAGATGGAGAAGAAGCAAAGACTGTTGGTAGAAGAGCAGATAATGTGGCAGAAATTTGCAAGAGATGGGATGCAGGGACGGTAG